The Fundidesulfovibrio putealis DSM 16056 genome includes a window with the following:
- a CDS encoding polyprenyl synthetase family protein: protein MPVKQRLMNYAGEVESFLRGSLKGRCIPPGLLESMEYSLLAGGKRLRPVLCLCFARMLGAESKSVLGFAASFEFIHTYSLIHDDLPAMDDDDLRRGRPSNHKVFGEAMAILAGDGLLTEAFGLMAQSACGLPSDRVVRAIGVLAHAAGAAGMVGGQALDMAYTAKAGVSLEELREMQALKTGALITAACVCGAELAGAGDDQLLRARSYGQSLGAAFQIVDDVLDVVGDEKTLGKPVGSDEEQGKTTYPALIGVDRSMDLARRHVAQAVESLSPFEGEEAQFLRDLAQYMIDRVS from the coding sequence GTGCCGGTCAAACAACGTCTGATGAATTACGCTGGCGAGGTCGAGTCGTTCCTTCGCGGTTCCCTCAAGGGGCGGTGCATCCCCCCTGGCCTTCTTGAATCCATGGAATACAGCCTGCTGGCTGGCGGCAAGCGCCTTCGCCCGGTGCTGTGCCTGTGCTTCGCCAGGATGCTCGGCGCAGAGTCCAAATCCGTGCTGGGCTTCGCGGCTTCCTTCGAATTCATCCACACCTACTCGCTTATTCACGACGACCTCCCGGCCATGGACGACGACGACCTGCGGCGCGGACGCCCCTCCAACCACAAGGTCTTCGGCGAGGCCATGGCCATTCTGGCTGGAGACGGGCTGCTCACGGAAGCCTTCGGCCTGATGGCCCAGTCTGCATGCGGCTTGCCGTCCGACCGGGTGGTCCGGGCCATAGGCGTGCTGGCCCACGCGGCCGGAGCCGCCGGGATGGTGGGCGGACAGGCCCTGGACATGGCCTACACCGCCAAGGCGGGCGTGAGTCTGGAAGAGCTGCGCGAGATGCAGGCCCTGAAGACCGGGGCGCTCATCACGGCGGCCTGCGTCTGCGGGGCCGAGCTGGCCGGAGCAGGCGACGACCAGCTCCTGCGCGCTAGGAGCTACGGCCAGTCCTTAGGGGCGGCCTTCCAGATAGTGGACGACGTGCTGGACGTTGTGGGTGACGAGAAGACCCTGGGCAAGCCCGTGGGTTCCGACGAGGAGCAGGGCAAGACCACCTACCCGGCGCTCATCGGCGTGGACCGCAGCATGGATCTGGCGCGCCGCCATGTGGCCCAGGCCGTGGAGAGCCTTTCGCCTTTCGAGGGCGAGGAGGCCCAGTTCCTGCGCGATCTGGCCCAATACATGATCGACCGCGTCAGTTGA
- a CDS encoding NAD(P)H-dependent oxidoreductase translates to MISLILCHPTPGSFNHAIADRAKSTLEAMGHEVAYHDLYAERFAPVLPAIEVARDGFVPDFVARHCNEIAEASGIVVVHPNWWGMPPAVLTGWVDRVMRPGLAYEFLEGDSGEGVPQGLLKAASAVVFNTANTSPEREAQVFGDPLERIWKDCVFGLCGVNDFHRRTFSVVVTSTPEVRAAWLDEAEATIRRVFARN, encoded by the coding sequence GTGATTTCCCTCATCCTGTGCCATCCAACCCCGGGCAGCTTCAACCATGCCATCGCGGATCGGGCCAAATCAACGCTTGAGGCCATGGGGCACGAGGTTGCCTACCACGACCTGTACGCGGAACGCTTCGCTCCGGTGCTGCCCGCCATCGAGGTCGCCCGGGACGGGTTCGTCCCGGATTTCGTGGCCCGGCACTGCAACGAGATAGCCGAGGCCTCGGGCATCGTGGTGGTGCATCCCAACTGGTGGGGCATGCCCCCGGCGGTGCTCACGGGCTGGGTGGACAGGGTGATGCGACCGGGGCTTGCTTACGAGTTCCTGGAAGGCGACAGTGGCGAGGGAGTCCCGCAAGGGCTTCTGAAAGCGGCGAGCGCGGTGGTGTTCAACACCGCCAACACCAGCCCAGAGCGGGAAGCGCAGGTGTTCGGCGATCCGCTGGAGCGCATCTGGAAGGACTGCGTGTTCGGGTTGTGCGGCGTGAACGATTTTCACCGCCGCACGTTTTCCGTGGTGGTCACCTCCACTCCAGAGGTGCGCGCCGCGTGGCTGGACGAGGCGGAGGCCACCATCAGGCGCGTATTCGCCAGGAACTAG
- the dxs gene encoding 1-deoxy-D-xylulose-5-phosphate synthase, which yields MSLLDGHPLTMLSRVNSPSDLAGLSTEELSLLAADVRELIIGTVSENGGHLAPSLGVVELTLAMLKVFDPATDKYVWDVGHQAYAYKILTGRRDTFHTLRTQHGVSGFPRMAESPYDHFGTGHSSTSISAASGMAMARDVLGRSNKVLAIIGDGSMTAGLAYEGLNQAGGDERDLVVVLNDNKMSISKNVGALSLFLSRKLSNRWITRAKREFESVAKLMPFGQEMVEIIKRGEESFKGFFTPGMLFEAFHFNYVGPIDGHDLPKLISVFKEVREMSGPVLVHVLTQKGRGYTPAEENPTYYHGVGSFEPETGEIIKLSPSKLPTYTDVFGDTLCKMAAKDPRIVAITAAMPEGTGLSCFSQLFPDRFVDVGICEQHAVTFAAGLATQGLKPVVAIYSTFLQRSYDQIVHDVCLQNLPVTLCLDRGGLVGEDGATHHGVFDISFLRHIPNLVVMAPKDEAEMQRMLATAMNHEGPVAIRYLRGVGIGAELSENPAPMPIGHGELLRDGKDAVIIAIGSRVLPALQAATELEAETGLSVAVYNARFVKPLPEADLLDLAGRFDKILTVEENALQGGFGSAVLEFLSDAGALTGQTVKRLGIPDHFVEHGPQKALREMLGIHKQGIKTAVQTLAGGDK from the coding sequence ATGTCTCTGCTCGATGGACATCCCCTGACCATGCTCTCGCGCGTGAATTCACCTTCGGATCTGGCCGGACTTTCCACCGAGGAACTCTCCCTGCTGGCTGCCGATGTACGCGAACTCATCATCGGCACGGTCTCCGAGAACGGGGGACATCTGGCCCCGTCGCTCGGCGTGGTGGAGCTCACCCTGGCCATGCTCAAGGTGTTCGACCCCGCCACCGACAAGTACGTGTGGGACGTTGGCCATCAGGCCTACGCCTACAAGATCCTCACCGGACGGCGCGACACCTTCCACACCCTGCGCACCCAGCACGGGGTCAGCGGTTTTCCCCGCATGGCCGAGAGCCCCTATGACCACTTCGGTACCGGGCATTCCAGCACCTCCATCTCGGCGGCCTCGGGCATGGCCATGGCCCGCGACGTGCTGGGCAGGTCCAACAAGGTACTGGCCATCATCGGCGACGGCTCCATGACCGCCGGATTGGCTTACGAAGGCCTGAACCAGGCAGGAGGCGACGAGCGCGACCTTGTCGTGGTCTTGAACGACAACAAGATGTCCATCTCCAAGAACGTGGGCGCGTTGTCGCTGTTTCTGTCGCGCAAGCTCTCCAACCGCTGGATCACCCGCGCCAAGCGGGAGTTCGAGTCCGTGGCCAAGCTCATGCCCTTCGGCCAGGAGATGGTGGAGATAATCAAGCGCGGCGAGGAGTCCTTCAAAGGCTTCTTTACGCCGGGCATGCTCTTCGAAGCCTTCCATTTTAATTACGTCGGCCCCATCGACGGCCACGACCTGCCAAAGCTCATCTCCGTGTTCAAGGAAGTGCGCGAGATGAGCGGCCCGGTGCTGGTTCACGTGCTCACCCAGAAGGGGCGCGGCTACACCCCGGCGGAAGAAAACCCCACCTACTACCACGGGGTCGGCTCCTTCGAGCCGGAAACCGGCGAGATAATAAAGCTCTCCCCCTCCAAACTGCCCACCTACACCGACGTGTTCGGCGACACCCTGTGCAAGATGGCCGCCAAGGATCCTCGCATCGTGGCCATCACCGCCGCCATGCCTGAAGGCACCGGCCTGTCCTGCTTCTCCCAGCTCTTCCCGGACCGTTTCGTGGACGTGGGCATCTGCGAGCAGCACGCCGTCACCTTCGCGGCGGGCCTGGCCACCCAGGGGCTCAAACCCGTGGTGGCCATCTACTCCACCTTCCTGCAGCGCTCCTACGACCAGATCGTCCACGACGTCTGCCTGCAGAACCTGCCCGTCACCCTGTGCCTGGACCGGGGCGGGCTGGTGGGCGAGGACGGAGCCACGCACCACGGCGTGTTCGACATCTCCTTCCTGCGCCATATCCCCAATCTTGTGGTCATGGCTCCCAAGGACGAGGCCGAAATGCAGCGCATGCTGGCAACAGCCATGAATCACGAAGGCCCGGTGGCTATCCGCTACCTGCGCGGCGTGGGAATCGGCGCGGAATTGTCCGAGAATCCGGCCCCCATGCCCATTGGCCACGGCGAACTGTTGCGCGACGGCAAGGACGCCGTGATCATCGCCATCGGCAGCCGGGTGCTGCCTGCCCTCCAGGCGGCCACGGAACTGGAGGCCGAAACAGGGCTGTCCGTGGCCGTGTACAACGCCCGCTTCGTGAAGCCTCTTCCCGAGGCCGACCTGCTGGATCTGGCCGGACGCTTCGACAAAATCCTTACCGTCGAGGAAAATGCGTTGCAGGGCGGATTCGGTTCTGCCGTCCTGGAATTCTTGAGCGATGCCGGAGCCTTGACTGGCCAGACCGTAAAGCGTCTGGGCATCCCGGACCACTTCGTGGAGCACGGCCCGCAGAAGGCCCTGCGCGAGATGCTGGGCATCCATAAACAAGGGATCAAAACAGCGGTGCAAACGCTGGCGGGAGGCGACAAGTGA
- a CDS encoding M23 family metallopeptidase: MILRALLALLLLAVTATVQAAVLTEGPLSVTVPESVGEGQVFLVEVSLQNQVETVLVEWMGRATEVTMTKRGNVFKGELLLGAGLGTRHAPQTILVEALRPNRREMVLGKIAVTAVAFPEQRLNLPPSMVTPSKENLARIKREQEQVNAVLAVASPRKFWNFPFLRPVPGEVTSAFGLRRILNGQPRSPHSGIDFDAMMADPVLAANQGRVALTGDFYFNGKSVFLDHGQGVYTMYFHLSRIDVTPGQHVERGHLVGLVGSTGRSTGPHLHFGLKILGQSVDPMPLFTAGGAFDRQAKGGS; encoded by the coding sequence ATGATCCTTCGCGCGCTGCTTGCCCTCCTTCTGCTGGCCGTCACCGCGACGGTCCAGGCCGCCGTGCTGACGGAAGGTCCGTTGTCCGTCACCGTGCCGGAGTCCGTGGGCGAGGGGCAGGTGTTCCTGGTGGAAGTGAGCCTGCAAAACCAGGTGGAGACCGTCCTGGTGGAGTGGATGGGCCGCGCCACCGAGGTGACCATGACCAAGCGCGGCAACGTCTTCAAGGGGGAGCTGCTCCTTGGCGCGGGCCTTGGAACCAGGCACGCCCCCCAGACCATCCTGGTGGAGGCGCTGCGTCCCAACCGGCGCGAGATGGTGCTCGGCAAGATCGCGGTGACCGCCGTGGCCTTTCCGGAACAGCGCCTGAACCTGCCGCCGTCCATGGTCACGCCGTCCAAGGAAAATCTGGCCCGCATCAAGCGCGAGCAGGAGCAGGTCAATGCGGTCCTGGCCGTGGCCAGCCCCAGGAAATTCTGGAATTTCCCCTTCCTGCGGCCTGTTCCCGGCGAAGTGACCAGCGCCTTCGGCCTGCGCCGCATCCTGAACGGCCAGCCCAGGAGCCCGCACTCCGGCATCGACTTCGACGCCATGATGGCTGACCCGGTGCTTGCCGCCAACCAGGGGCGCGTGGCGCTCACCGGTGATTTCTACTTCAACGGCAAGTCGGTGTTCCTGGACCATGGGCAGGGCGTGTACACCATGTATTTCCACCTCTCGCGCATCGACGTGACGCCCGGACAGCACGTGGAGCGGGGGCATCTGGTGGGCCTCGTGGGCTCAACGGGGCGCTCCACCGGGCCGCATCTGCATTTCGGGTTGAAGATTCTCGGCCAGTCGGTTGACCCCATGCCCCTTTTCACGGCAGGAGGAGCGTTCGACCGGCAGGCCAAGGGGGGCTCATGA
- the xseB gene encoding exodeoxyribonuclease VII small subunit: MSARKESFEKNMDRLQQIVDQLESGELPLEKGVALYKEGQTLAGACRKQLSEARLVVSQVTPDGLSPFNADSIEEN; the protein is encoded by the coding sequence ATGAGCGCTCGAAAAGAGAGTTTCGAAAAGAATATGGACAGGTTGCAGCAGATAGTCGACCAGCTGGAGTCGGGAGAGCTGCCTCTTGAGAAGGGCGTCGCCCTGTACAAGGAAGGACAGACCCTGGCCGGAGCCTGCCGCAAGCAGCTGAGCGAAGCCAGGCTGGTAGTGAGCCAGGTTACCCCGGACGGCCTGTCGCCTTTCAATGCGGATTCGATCGAGGAGAACTGA
- a CDS encoding acyltransferase family protein: protein MPYGAGMSAKCANRIVSVDFLRGLTVAFMVVANNPGDTENVYRELVHARWHGWTAVDFIFPMFLFLVGVSVALAVRTDAVPSDLLPRALKRAGIIFLLGLFVNGFPFFNLDTLRIPGVLQRIAVVYLAALWLHMKLTRSGIVLTVLGILVGYWLLWTFVPVPGLGRPSMDMEYNLEGWLDQTLLRGHIWEYDTPWDPEGLLSTVPCVAMALFGVLAGRWLKSGDGPGWTVVVLMGLGLHLTGLAWNEWFPINKLITTSSFVLFVGGVGIMLTATAHRLLDGKVHGPWIAPFLALGRNALFVYVTSQLLTRVLYVTTLPELFCDGKTLHFCLFDRFFGMVGDKYVASVFWAVALLGVLTAAVMLLGWLRQRRVVR, encoded by the coding sequence GTGCCCTATGGCGCAGGTATGAGTGCGAAATGCGCCAACCGGATCGTTTCTGTTGATTTCCTGCGGGGCCTGACCGTGGCGTTCATGGTGGTCGCCAACAACCCTGGTGACACCGAGAACGTCTACCGGGAGCTTGTCCATGCGCGCTGGCACGGCTGGACTGCCGTGGACTTCATATTTCCCATGTTCTTGTTCCTGGTGGGCGTTTCCGTTGCGCTTGCCGTCCGGACAGATGCGGTCCCCTCGGATCTACTGCCCAGAGCACTCAAGCGCGCGGGCATCATCTTCCTGCTGGGTCTTTTCGTGAACGGATTTCCCTTTTTCAACCTGGATACACTGCGTATTCCCGGCGTGTTGCAACGCATTGCCGTTGTCTATCTTGCTGCCTTGTGGCTGCACATGAAATTGACGAGGTCCGGCATCGTGCTCACGGTGCTGGGCATTCTGGTCGGCTACTGGCTGCTCTGGACATTCGTGCCGGTTCCGGGCCTTGGCCGTCCCAGCATGGATATGGAGTACAACCTTGAAGGCTGGCTGGATCAGACGCTGCTCCGGGGACACATATGGGAATATGACACACCCTGGGACCCTGAGGGGCTTCTCAGCACCGTACCGTGCGTGGCCATGGCCCTGTTCGGGGTTCTCGCCGGACGCTGGCTCAAGAGCGGAGACGGACCGGGTTGGACAGTGGTCGTGCTCATGGGACTTGGCCTGCACCTGACGGGATTGGCCTGGAACGAGTGGTTCCCCATTAACAAGCTGATCACCACCAGTTCCTTCGTTCTTTTCGTAGGCGGCGTCGGAATCATGCTGACTGCGACGGCTCACCGCCTGCTCGACGGTAAAGTCCATGGTCCCTGGATCGCGCCATTTCTGGCATTGGGCAGGAACGCCCTGTTCGTTTACGTGACGTCGCAACTGCTGACGCGGGTGCTTTATGTCACCACGCTCCCCGAACTGTTCTGCGACGGGAAAACCCTGCACTTTTGCCTGTTCGACCGCTTCTTCGGCATGGTGGGGGACAAATACGTGGCGTCCGTCTTCTGGGCAGTCGCTCTGCTTGGGGTGTTGACGGCTGCGGTGATGCTGTTGGGCTGGCTGCGACAACGAAGAGTTGTGAGGTGA
- the xseA gene encoding exodeoxyribonuclease VII large subunit: MPHIFRVGEITRALKDVVEGQFPFVQVRGQVSNLARPASGHVYFSLKDEEALLNVVWFKGSQSGVSLNQTERYDPLTGEVMQEGEGGSAWLADGLEVLCAGRLTVYAPRGAYQMVAELVQDMGLGKLYQEFEALKRTLAARGWFAPERKRALPTHPTRVAVITAPTGAAIRDFLRVGSARGTGCEIRIFPALVQGEAAPREITQAVDAACADDWPEVVVLIRGGGSLEDLWAFNTEAVAGAIERCPVPVLCGVGHEVDTTIADMVADVRAATPSHAAQLLWPERTVLAQRADEAEMALSRVFARFLAAREQALSRLDKALGWLSPAGQVRRLEERLELAAVRLSRAGQAMTQQPERVLADASARLSRTGRAIPERAGMRLDGLTHRLDAFGPGWLDGLESRLGEASRRLDAAASLSGERTQARLALLDARLAGLDPRKPLERGYALARKADGTFLRRVDEVRPGDALDIIVQDGTVKTGVTSVERHSS, translated from the coding sequence ATGCCGCATATCTTCCGCGTCGGCGAGATAACCCGCGCCCTGAAGGACGTGGTGGAAGGACAGTTCCCCTTTGTGCAGGTGCGCGGCCAGGTGTCCAACCTGGCGCGCCCCGCTTCGGGGCACGTCTATTTCTCGCTGAAGGACGAAGAGGCGCTCCTGAACGTGGTCTGGTTCAAGGGCAGCCAGTCCGGCGTCTCCCTGAACCAGACCGAGCGCTACGATCCCCTCACCGGCGAAGTCATGCAGGAAGGGGAGGGCGGCTCGGCCTGGCTGGCGGACGGCCTGGAGGTGCTCTGCGCCGGGAGGCTGACGGTGTATGCCCCGCGCGGGGCCTACCAGATGGTGGCCGAGCTGGTTCAGGACATGGGCCTGGGCAAGCTCTACCAGGAGTTCGAGGCCCTGAAGCGCACGCTGGCCGCACGCGGTTGGTTTGCTCCAGAACGCAAGCGCGCTCTGCCCACGCACCCCACGCGCGTGGCCGTGATCACGGCCCCCACGGGCGCGGCCATCAGGGATTTTCTGCGCGTGGGTAGTGCGCGCGGCACGGGTTGCGAGATACGCATCTTCCCGGCCCTGGTGCAGGGCGAGGCCGCCCCGCGTGAGATCACCCAGGCGGTCGACGCGGCCTGTGCGGACGACTGGCCCGAGGTGGTGGTGCTCATTCGCGGCGGCGGCTCCCTTGAGGATCTGTGGGCTTTCAACACAGAGGCCGTGGCCGGGGCCATAGAGCGCTGCCCGGTACCGGTGTTGTGCGGCGTGGGCCACGAGGTGGACACCACCATCGCAGACATGGTGGCCGACGTGCGAGCGGCCACGCCCAGCCACGCGGCCCAGCTGCTCTGGCCGGAGCGGACCGTGCTGGCGCAGCGCGCCGACGAGGCCGAGATGGCCCTGTCGCGGGTGTTCGCGAGATTTCTGGCCGCCAGGGAGCAGGCCCTGTCGCGCCTGGACAAGGCGCTTGGCTGGCTGTCCCCGGCCGGGCAGGTGCGCCGCCTGGAAGAGCGTCTGGAGTTGGCGGCAGTGCGGCTTTCGCGGGCGGGGCAGGCCATGACGCAGCAGCCGGAGCGCGTCCTGGCCGATGCCTCTGCCAGACTGTCTCGCACCGGGCGCGCGATCCCGGAGAGGGCGGGCATGCGCCTGGATGGGCTCACGCATCGCCTGGACGCTTTCGGCCCCGGCTGGCTGGACGGACTGGAGTCCCGGCTGGGAGAGGCTTCGCGCCGCCTGGACGCGGCAGCATCCCTGTCCGGGGAGCGGACGCAGGCGCGCCTTGCGCTTCTGGACGCGCGCCTCGCGGGCCTGGACCCGCGAAAGCCCCTGGAGCGGGGCTACGCCCTGGCCCGCAAGGCCGACGGAACATTTCTGCGCCGGGTGGACGAGGTCCGTCCCGGCGATGCCCTGGACATCATCGTCCAGGACGGCACGGTGAAAACCGGCGTCACCTCAGTGGAGCGACATTCATCATGA
- a CDS encoding ATP-binding protein: MAKGSHSRLILTVLLALALGIAAYVAYSVNWYRQDRVARRADECLALSRMADKAALAFVDRYVALFQGVARVQAVQRHDAAASSELFRELSTAFPACENIAATGIEGCFFASARPLTNSTPCISSREFFQRLASGAPLAVMQPHQGPITGELVTGVVVPIPGKDGRFEGIVGASIAFSALSVRWDELVESSDLALVVYGQSGVVHYASGNFTSLTGEGLNGRAGPLHAIHPKGGTPVTVFDGVEYVAGVVQSSSSGLTMVSLTPRNVSLADYFRSHPETYWILTCMALLLATSAYLQWKDRQWIKTLSASEKRFRMILEHSPVGIAVYMADTGQCVAANEAIASLIGADLEQVLRQNFLEIESWKSTGMFELAQKALTQGGPRRMDLRMTTTFGKDVALDCLLARFDVDKARHLLLIASDMSEKARMQEIMIQTEKMMSLGGLAAGMAHEINNPLSGILQSCQVLMRRMRDDTQVNREAAVQAGCALENIWGYMERRDGYALLQGIRDSAKRASNIVVNMLAFSRKTGGEIVSADLNDLLDKAIELSLNDYDLKKKYDFRKVEILREYEPGLPPVECTANQVEQVVLNLLRNAAQAMKCCTPGMPQARLVLRTRREDGYARIEVEDNGPGMDENIRKRVFEPFFSTKPPGEGTGLGLSVSYYIITSNHRGTFEVESKPGHGTRFIIRLPFQASLATGDDESSS; the protein is encoded by the coding sequence ATGGCCAAAGGTTCGCATAGCAGACTGATACTGACAGTGCTCCTGGCTCTGGCCTTGGGGATCGCCGCGTATGTCGCCTACAGCGTGAATTGGTACAGGCAGGACAGGGTTGCCCGCAGGGCCGACGAATGCCTGGCCTTGAGCCGAATGGCCGACAAGGCCGCCTTGGCCTTCGTGGATCGGTACGTCGCCCTGTTCCAGGGGGTTGCCAGGGTGCAGGCCGTACAGCGGCACGATGCGGCAGCTTCCTCGGAGCTGTTCAGGGAACTCTCCACAGCCTTCCCCGCTTGCGAGAACATCGCCGCCACCGGGATCGAGGGTTGTTTCTTCGCGTCCGCACGACCGCTCACGAATTCCACCCCATGCATCAGCTCAAGGGAATTTTTCCAGCGGCTGGCTTCGGGTGCGCCCTTGGCGGTCATGCAACCTCACCAGGGCCCCATAACCGGCGAGCTGGTCACCGGCGTCGTGGTCCCGATACCAGGAAAGGACGGTCGTTTCGAGGGCATCGTCGGAGCATCCATCGCATTTTCCGCCTTGAGCGTCCGCTGGGACGAACTGGTCGAATCTTCCGATCTTGCCCTGGTGGTCTACGGCCAGTCCGGGGTGGTTCATTACGCTTCCGGAAATTTTACCTCCCTGACGGGAGAAGGGCTGAACGGAAGGGCGGGGCCGCTGCACGCCATCCACCCCAAAGGAGGGACTCCCGTAACGGTATTCGACGGGGTGGAGTATGTCGCAGGGGTCGTGCAGTCATCCAGCAGCGGGCTGACCATGGTTTCGCTGACGCCCAGAAACGTCTCGCTCGCTGATTATTTCCGGTCACATCCGGAAACGTACTGGATCCTGACCTGCATGGCGCTGCTGCTTGCGACATCGGCGTACCTGCAATGGAAGGACCGCCAATGGATCAAGACCCTGTCCGCGAGCGAGAAGCGGTTCAGGATGATCCTGGAACATTCTCCTGTGGGCATCGCTGTTTATATGGCCGACACCGGGCAGTGCGTTGCCGCCAATGAGGCCATTGCCTCCTTGATAGGCGCTGACCTGGAACAGGTGCTTCGACAGAATTTCCTGGAAATCGAATCCTGGAAAAGCACCGGAATGTTCGAGCTTGCACAGAAGGCGCTGACCCAGGGCGGACCGCGCAGGATGGATCTGCGCATGACCACGACCTTCGGCAAGGATGTGGCGCTCGACTGCCTCCTTGCCCGGTTCGACGTGGACAAGGCCAGACATCTGCTGTTGATTGCCTCGGACATGTCCGAGAAGGCGCGCATGCAGGAAATCATGATCCAGACAGAAAAGATGATGAGCCTCGGCGGGCTTGCCGCAGGCATGGCACACGAGATCAACAACCCGCTGAGCGGCATCCTGCAAAGCTGCCAGGTGTTGATGCGCCGCATGAGGGACGACACGCAGGTCAACCGGGAGGCCGCCGTCCAGGCCGGATGCGCCCTGGAGAACATTTGGGGCTACATGGAACGCCGCGACGGCTACGCCCTGCTGCAGGGCATCCGGGACTCGGCGAAGCGGGCTTCGAACATCGTGGTCAACATGCTGGCGTTCAGCCGCAAGACCGGCGGCGAGATTGTTTCAGCCGACCTGAACGACCTGCTGGACAAGGCCATAGAATTGAGCCTGAACGACTACGATCTGAAAAAGAAATACGACTTCAGGAAGGTAGAAATATTAAGGGAGTACGAGCCTGGGCTGCCTCCGGTCGAGTGCACGGCAAACCAAGTCGAGCAGGTGGTCTTGAATCTGTTACGCAACGCCGCCCAGGCCATGAAGTGCTGCACGCCCGGAATGCCGCAGGCACGCCTTGTGCTGCGCACGCGGCGCGAAGACGGCTACGCGCGCATTGAAGTGGAGGATAATGGGCCAGGGATGGACGAGAATATCCGCAAGCGTGTGTTCGAGCCATTCTTCAGCACCAAACCGCCGGGGGAGGGTACCGGTCTGGGCCTATCCGTGTCGTATTACATCATCACGTCCAACCATAGGGGGACGTTCGAAGTGGAGTCGAAACCAGGCCATGGGACGAGATTCATAATCCGTCTGCCGTTTCAAGCTTCTCTTGCCACAGGCGACGATGAGTCTTCCAGCTGA
- a CDS encoding RidA family protein yields the protein MCAKQIVETTNAPAAIGPYSQAVWAGDLLFCSGQIPIDPATGQLVEGDAATQARQVLTNVKAVLEAAGLTMADVVKATVFFKSMNDFQAVNEVYASFFPAPCPARSGVEVARLPRDVLVEIEVIAKK from the coding sequence ATGTGCGCAAAACAGATCGTTGAGACCACGAACGCCCCCGCCGCCATCGGCCCGTATTCCCAGGCCGTCTGGGCTGGCGACCTGCTGTTCTGTTCCGGCCAGATACCCATAGACCCGGCCACGGGGCAGCTCGTCGAAGGCGACGCGGCCACCCAGGCCAGGCAGGTCCTCACTAACGTGAAGGCCGTGCTGGAGGCCGCTGGCCTTACCATGGCCGACGTGGTGAAAGCCACGGTGTTCTTCAAGAGCATGAACGATTTCCAGGCGGTGAACGAAGTGTACGCATCGTTCTTCCCTGCGCCCTGCCCTGCCCGCTCCGGCGTGGAAGTGGCCCGGCTGCCGCGCGACGTGCTGGTTGAGATCGAGGTGATAGCCAAGAAATAA